TATTGGCCATCACCATCACCTCTTACTGATACTTATTTCAGATGTCCATGAGTTGAGTGACCCTGCTGTTACTTTTATATTGGCCATCACCATCACCTCTTACTGATACTTATTTCAGATGTCCATGAGTTGGGTGACCCTGCAGTTACTTTTATATTGGCCATCACCATCACCTCTTACTGATACTTATTTCAGATGTCCATGAGTTGGGTGACCCTGCAGTTACTTTTATATTGGCCATCACCATCACCTCTTACTGATACTTATTTCAGATGTCCATGAGTTGGGTGACCCTGCAGTTACTTTTATATTGGCCATCACCATCACCTCTTACTGATACTTATTTCAGATGTCCATGAGTTGGGTGACCCTGCTGTTACTTTTATATTGGCCATCACCATCACCTCTTACTGATACTTATTTCAAATTTCCATGAGTTGAGTGACCCTGCTGTTACTAGCAAATGCACTACAACCATTATGGGCAAGTTTCTTGACATACTGTAGGTAGTTCACTCACATACAGGGAGGTAGTTGGAACTATCTAAATGATTGTTACATGAAGCACCTAATTAAGTGGGATGTGCATAAGCCAAAGCTACAATTGATCCTCCAAGCTTCAGTTTCTGACGCGTGTGTGATTGTCAGATAGGAAAAGATGGAGGGGAAGGAGCCAAAGAAGGAACAGAAGCGGCACCAGCAGAAGCACAGCGGGCCCAAGGCGGAGAGGAAGAAGAGCAGGAAGCAGCTGGGAACTCCAGCCGGAGATGACGAGCGCAAGAGGAACCCCAAAGCGTTTGCGGTCCAGTCAGCAGTGCGCATGGCCAAAACCTTCCACAGGTCAGCAGCATTCATATATACATGCCCCACCATACTACACTACATGAAAAATCATCCCACCATCCACTTTCATGTTTGCATTTTTATCATTTATTTAGTTTTATTTCACAAGGTTTACATAGTATATTGTTGTCTTTTTAGTTAGTGTGACACTAATCTGTGTTCATAGAAATAGCCACAGGAGTGAATGCTGTTAACATGTATCTTGAGTGGTTCAGACAGATGGTCAGATGTTGAGATTTAGAAAAGTGGTGTAGAGGCAGCAGCACAACcagtgcagacagacacagttcAACATTGTAGGAAACTATAAACActgttctttccccctctcctagAGCCCAGGACCTAAAGGCCAAGAAACATCACATACCCCTGGTGGACCGCACCCCTTTAGAGCCTCCCccgatagtggtggtggtggtaggaccCCCCAAGGTGGGCAAGAGTACCCTCATCCGCTGCCTGATCAAAAACTTCACCCGGCAGAAACTAGCGGACATCTGCGGGCCTGTGACCATTGTTTCTGGTGAGCTGAGCTTGGATGTTTCTTTCTGTATTGAGATCAgttgggtcgtattcattagtgcacaccataGCAAAGCAATTTGCAACCGAAAAATGAAAACAAGCACTTCTTCTTGAAAAAGTtaaggtagtccctccctgttttgtcacatttgcttctgtttagttcctagtgaatacaataTTGTGTGACCACAGAGCTGTCatttaatgtgttgtgtttacCTTGTGTGACCACAGAGCTGTcatttattgtgttgtgtttagCTTGTGTGCTAATGCCGCCGCACCACCATCTTCATTTTCCTTTCAGGAAAGAAGAGGCGTCTTACCTTCATTGAGTGTAGCAATGACATCAACACAATGATTGACTTGGCAAAGGTTGCTGACCTGGTAAGTTCATTTGTGTATGGTGATTAAAggcaaaatgtctgaattttaAAGGCATTGATGACAAGATAGAATTGTACTTCTTATGATATTGGAATACGTACAGTGTCTGTTTTGATGCCTTATTGTTGGCTTTTTAGTATATTTTATCATGCTACAAAAATGCAGTGTTGGCATAAACACTATTGTGAGTCCCAAATTACAtcttattctctatgtagtgcgctacttttgaccagggcccatagggctttggtcaaatgtagtgcactatatagcatgtagggtgccatttgagatgcacatATCTGTGACAATTGAATTTAACCCAGATTTCCCTACCAAACAATAAAAATGGACTTGACGTGGGGCAATCAGTGAGCTAAAGACTGACATCCCTGTGGTCCACCAGGTGCTGATGCTCATTGACGCCAGCTTCGGCTTTGAAATGGAGACCTTTGAGTTCCTCAACATCTGCCAGGTGCACGGCTTCCCGCGCATCATGGGCGTGCTCACCCACCTGGACTCGTTCCGCAACAACAAGGCCCTTCGCAAGACCAAGAAGCGGCTCAAGCATCGCTTCTGGACTGAGGTCTACCAGGTCAGCACCAAAATATTTTATCTTTGGCTTCACACCATAAATCGTATTAGCAATTGTGTGTGTAAGGTTGAGGGAGTCAGTGCAAATAGTCTCTTAAAatgcaggtgagtacaggtagatgGGTCTGTGCAGGTAGACAGCTTAGGGTTAGCTGCTCAACAGTCTTATGGActggaggtagaagctgtctcggaaCCTGTTCGTCCGAGACCTGATGCTCAGGTACTGCCTGCCGGAAGGTAGCGGAGAAATCAGTCCGTGGCTGGAATCCTTGGCAATCTTCTGGACTTCCTCAGAGACTGCCTGTTGTAGATGTCCTGCTGCCTGCATGACTGGGCAGTCTTCACCACCCTCTGTTAAGCCTTGTGGTTCAGGCCGggtagttgccgtaccaggcggtgatgcagccagacagaatgctctcaatggtgcacctGTAAAGGTCCCTGAGGATCTGAGGGGCCAAACCAAACCTCTACAGCCgtcctgtagtctacaatcacCTCCTTGGTTTTGTTGAGGTTGAGgaagaggttattgtcctggcaccactctaCCAGGGCTCTAACCACCTCTCTGAAGGCTTTCTCGTCATTCTCAGTGATCAGCCCTATCACCGTTgtatcgtcagcaaacttgatgatggagttggtttGGCAGGTTTTTTTGTGAAGTATTTTTATTGGTTTTCACAAATATATTCAAACAGTTCAAATCATGGATAATATCAAAAGCAACAACATCTGAACACCATACTGTAACTAACTATATACAATCTATAGTGAGCACATTTCATATTTAATTTCTTGGCAAGTGCTGAGATATTTCTGATGTGCTAGATAAACCTTGGAGGTAAATTTGCAGAGTTGGCCAGTCTCTGCCAACCCTGCACATCCCTTTCATACATCCTGCAACTCATATTTTTTCTCTTGTGCTATCGAAGTGACAAGTTGACTTGTGATTTTCTTAGGTTTGTCTTGATAAGacgtaaaaacaaaaaaaaaatgaaaagatgtaCACTCTGTCAGCTTGCATGTTGTAAATGTGTTaaagttattattttattttttatttcacctttatttaaccaggtaggctagttgagaacaagttctcatttgcaactgcgacctggccaagataaagcatagcagtatgagcagacaacacagagttacacatggagtaaacaattaacaagtcaataacacagtagaaaacaaagggggagtctatatacaatgtgtgcaaaaggcatgaggaggtaggcaataaataggccataggagcgaataattacaattttgcagaataacactggagtgataaatgatcagatggtcatgtacaggtagagatattggtgtgcaaaagagcagaaaagtaaataaataaaaacagtatggggatgaggtaggtgaaaatgggtgggctatttaccaatagactatgtacagctgcagtgtcAAGGGCCATGCAGTCTTTCTCTGAACCTAATCCAACACAAGTCCCTTTCCTGAACAGTGTTCCACGTTCCCTCTTTGTTCCCACAGGGTGCCAAACTCTTCTACCTGTCCGGTATGGTGTACGGAGAGTACCAGACCCAGGAGGTCAAGAACCTGGGCCGCTTCATCTCCGTCATGAAGTTCCGCCCGCTGGTGTGGCAGCAATCTCATCCCTACGTCGTGGCAGACCGGTGAGTGTCCAGACCTTTTAGAGCAATGTGTTTGTAGAGGAAAGTAGCTAGAACAGATTCCGAGTAGAGAAAGTGACATGATACATGCTGTTGAATGGTGCCATATATGGTTATTGTGTGTAACAGAGCTGTTTTCTAATAGAAAGAATGTTTatggtttgtgcgtgtgtgttgtgcACACTTGTGTGCCTGTGAGTGATGGATCCTACTACCCTGCTTCCATCTTCACTCGGTTTTCAAATGTTCTTGTTGAACTGTACCCCTTCACTGTCCCTCGATCACATTCACCATCTACACAGCATGGAGGATTTGACGGACCCCGAGATGGTGAGGGTGGACCCCAAGTGTGATCGTACTGTATCTCTCTATGGTTACCTGAGGGGGACATACTTGAAGAATAAAGGCCAGGTCCATATCCCTGGTAAGTATGCTCATTGGATTAAGAGCAAATAAGAATCTGAGCCCTTTTTAGGAACACTGACTTGTGGAGAAGAGATGAATTTAAAACTGCATCAAAGCTAGTACATATTGACATGCACTATTCACATTCACCAATGTATTGTGCAAATAAACAGCATGTGGTTACTGCGATGGTGTTTTTGGGAAATGTTTCACTCGATGGGTGGGGTTTTGAAAACATTGATTCAGAAAGCTATATTGTTTTAACATTGGGCAATTTGGTTTGAAACCTAACACGTGATGGCACCCTCTGCAGGTGTGGGGGACTTTGCGGTGGCAGACATCAGCTTCCTGCCAGACCCCTGCGCTCTGCCTGAAGCTCAGAAGAAGAGGGCGCTGAACGAGAAGGAGCGGCTGCTCTACGCTCCCATGGCAGGGGTCGGGGGGGTCGTCTACGATAAGGACGCAGTGTACATCGACCTGCCCGGCGGCCACGTCAATCAAGAACAGGTCAGTTCCAACCCCTGGGCCATGTTCAGTAAGACACAGAAAAGGAAAATTCTTTGAAACAtttaacaaaaaataaaaaacgatGTATTTTTATTGGTGCTGACTTGCtgtaccctcgacaactactgtgattattattatttgaccctgctggtcatttatgaacatttgaacatcttggccatgttctgttataatctccactcggcacagccagaagaggactggccacccatcatagcctggttcctctctaggtttcttcctaggttttggcctttctagggagttttctctagtcaccgtgcttctacacctgcattgcttgctgtttggggttttaggctgggttctgtacagcactttgagatataagctgatgtaagaagggctatataaatacatttgagttGATTGGTCAAAGTCAGGTAGTTGATGGATGTGATATGAAAGTGCCCTTGAATATAATTGACTACTGTTATATACAATGGCTTGAGACTGTTGTAATGAGTGTACTAAACCGAAAGTGTCAAGGGCCATTGAAAATTCCCTCTCCCCTAAACCTAGATAATGTCCAGAGGATTTCGgtaatatgtatgtgtgtgtgcacacgttcCTATAATCAGTTACTTCTGTCCCGTGTCCACTAGGAGGAGGTCCGTCCCACCACAGAGTTGGTCCAATCCCTCATCAGTACACACACCACCCTGGATGCCAAGATGGCCGCCAGCAAAGTGTCACTGTTCACAGGGGCGGCTGCCCTGACCCCcggggaagtggaggaggaggaggaggagaatgggtGAGTGATGCTCAGACAGCAATGTCTTGGaaatctcaaatgacaccctatcacATATATTATGTGCTACTTTTGAAAGCCACTATGGAATCAGTTGAGAGACAGCCCTAAACTCATTGTTAAAATTGGTTAAAGACTAATTGTCAAGAGTCACAGCCCTAAAATCATTGTTAAAATCTGTTTTATAAACGGATTGTTAAAAGAGAACCTCATCGTCATGTCATGGACTGTCAGTCCTTGCAATTTGAGAGTTGCTAAATTTCTCCAGTCCTATCACTCAGCTTTATAGCAAACGAAGTGGCTGCTGTTTTGTTCTTTTATCAAATAAAAAGTGGACTCTTGAATAAAAGCATATAGAAAATGATATACATTTTTGCCTCTGACTTGTGTTGGTCTCCATCTTGTCTTACAGGCTGACGTCAGGACCCCAGGAGAGCCGAGTCTGGGACCctgagacgcagagagagaggaggaaggctgtCTTCACTGAAGAGGAAGATGACGATGATGACAGCGAGGGTAGCAGTgaagaagagggggatgaggaaggagagtctgaagaagaggatgaggaagatgagGGGGGAAACAaaagggaagaagaagaagaagaagaaacggTTTTGAAGAACAAGGCAAAGGACAAAACTGAACCAAAAGAGAAGCAAGGAATAAAGACCATCCCTCCGGCGAAGAGACAGAAGATGGAGGAAAGGAAAGTGGAGAAAGAGCCAGTGGTGGAGGTACCTGCCTTTGCAGACAGTGAGGATGAGCTGGAaatgagtgaggaggaggaaggggggaagggagagcaggagagtgaaggagaggaaagCGATTCGGAGGgggaagaagatgaagaagacaGTGCAGTGGAAAGGGGTGATCTCAAACCGATAGACTCGGGTCATTGCTCGGAGGAGGAGGATGCGAGTGATTCAATAGAAGATGACTGCGAAACCAATGTCTCGGGCAAAGAAGGCAAGAAGTCGAATGCCACCTCCAAAAtggaagaggaagatgaggagatggagggaggagagctgTGCTATGAAAGTGCAGGTAATATTCTGTCTATTCAGCGTAGTTTCATTGTGGCCCCTCCCCCTTGTCTATACTACCTCTTCAGGGTCCACagagttttgttcaataatgCTGCTCTGAATTGAGTACCAAGTTGAAtacttgaatcaggtgtgttagtggcgggctggaacaaaaacctgCACACACTGGTGTATGCAATATTGTGATGGATGCACCTTACCCCCTACAGTTGTCTGTTGATTTCAAAACCAACCTAGCCCTTACGCTCTAGGAACTCCTGTAGATCTGACCGGATAGGTTTCTTGCCTTGTGATAGGATAATCTAAATCCCTATCTAATCGTATTACATTTACAGGAGTGCCTAGGAGCTATGGGTCGATTTAGCATTCAGAATGCATGCTTCTTCTGTCTGCCATATTGCTTTCACCTTGTGAACACTGATGGGGAGGGGAAGTGGCTAAATGGAACAAGAACCAATAATTAATTTGACCGTAACCCACATCATGTTTCTCAGGGTCACTGCGGTGGAAGGAGGGCCTGCAACAGAAAGCGTCGGAGGCGTTTCTACGGCAACAGCGCGCCGCCCCCAACCTGCGTAAACTGGTGTATGGCACAGGTAACGTCTCCTCCTGGGTTTCAGTaacaatatatttttaaaaaatgctatGAATTTTACTGACGTTTTCCCTTTTATCCTAATGTCATGGCGGATCTTGTTTGTTGAGCACTAGTGTATTCATTAATGCACACTATAGCGATAAAAATGGCCGTTTCTTATTGAACTATTTCGCCCCATTTGCTTCCGTTTGTGCCTAGCCTTGATTTCTGACTGACTACGTTTGTTTCCTTCAGTGGCAGAGGATGATGGTGATgggggggaggatgaggaggagctgGGAGGGCTGTTTCGAGTCAGCCGCCCCGAGAAGGGCAAGAAGCATCGTGCGGACGGCGTGGACTGCTCCCGTTTTGACCCCGATGCTGC
The genomic region above belongs to Oncorhynchus mykiss isolate Arlee chromosome 3, USDA_OmykA_1.1, whole genome shotgun sequence and contains:
- the LOC110514095 gene encoding ribosome biogenesis protein BMS1 homolog, whose product is MEGKEPKKEQKRHQQKHSGPKAERKKSRKQLGTPAGDDERKRNPKAFAVQSAVRMAKTFHRAQDLKAKKHHIPLVDRTPLEPPPIVVVVVGPPKVGKSTLIRCLIKNFTRQKLADICGPVTIVSGKKRRLTFIECSNDINTMIDLAKVADLVLMLIDASFGFEMETFEFLNICQVHGFPRIMGVLTHLDSFRNNKALRKTKKRLKHRFWTEVYQGAKLFYLSGMVYGEYQTQEVKNLGRFISVMKFRPLVWQQSHPYVVADRMEDLTDPEMVRVDPKCDRTVSLYGYLRGTYLKNKGQVHIPGVGDFAVADISFLPDPCALPEAQKKRALNEKERLLYAPMAGVGGVVYDKDAVYIDLPGGHVNQEQEEVRPTTELVQSLISTHTTLDAKMAASKVSLFTGAAALTPGEVEEEEEENGLTSGPQESRVWDPETQRERRKAVFTEEEDDDDDSEGSSEEEGDEEGESEEEDEEDEGGNKREEEEEEETVLKNKAKDKTEPKEKQGIKTIPPAKRQKMEERKVEKEPVVEVPAFADSEDELEMSEEEEGGKGEQESEGEESDSEGEEDEEDSAVERGDLKPIDSGHCSEEEDASDSIEDDCETNVSGKEGKKSNATSKMEEEDEEMEGGELCYESAGSLRWKEGLQQKASEAFLRQQRAAPNLRKLVYGTVAEDDGDGGEDEEELGGLFRVSRPEKGKKHRADGVDCSRFDPDAARNWDLEEMLDSIRDCFVTGKWEDDQDAATLLKEDEELYGEFEDLETGEVHKGKAAKQKDQAKEESDDDEEEEEEEKLMNVDDETQKNKRLEKKRRLKERFDTEYDDGDATYFDDLKEEMQKQAELNRAEFEDVDDETRVQYEGFRPGMYVRVEIPSLPCEFVTNFDPHYPIILGALGASEGNVGYLQMRLKKHRWHSRILKTRDPLILSLGWRRFQTIPLYHIEDHNGRHRLLKYTPQHMHCGATIWGPITPQGTGFLAVQSVAGTKTSFRIAATGVVLDLDKSVTIVKKLKLIGYPYKIYKNTSFIKGMFNTVLEVAKFEGGSIRTVSGVRGQIKKALSTPAGAYRATFEDRLLMSDIVFLRSWYPVSVPQLYNPVTSLLMPAGQKDSWSGMRTVGQLKHDMGVRNKPNTDSLYKPVVRAQRHFNKLHIPKELQKALPFKSKPKQDQPKGKTPKDLQRPAVIREPHERKVAALLNALSTVHNYKSKKAHTAQHAKHKGFLRQRDKAEEDKLKRQKEAKKKLYRMMGQKEKKSQRSSLKGAPLDD